The DNA region GATGAGCCCGATCAGCCCCGCGAGCCAGCCCGTCCACCCCGCCCACACCCGGATCGAGCAGGGCGACCTCGCCGTGCCGTCCACGCGGGTCGCCCTGAGCAACGGCGAGAGCTTCGACCGCTACTGCACCGCCGGCCCCGGCAGCGTCCCCGAGGAGGGCCTGCCCCCGCGGCGGGCGACCTGGATCGCGGCCCGCGGCGACACCGAGACCTATCCCGGACGCGCCACCCGGCTGGTCGACAACGGCAAGGGCGCGCTGCGCCGCGGCAGCGCCCGCGAGGAGTGGCAGGGGGAGCGTCGTGACCCGGTGCGCGCACGCACCGGCCGCACCGTCACCCAGATGGCCTACGCGCGAGCCGGTGTGGTCACCGAGGAGATGCGGTTCGTCGCCCACCGCGAGGGCTGCGACGTCGAGCTGGTGCGCAGCGAGGTGGCGGCCGGGCGCGCGATCATCCCGGTCAACGTCAACCACCCCGAGTCCGAGCCGATGATCATCGGGCGTCGGTTCCTGGTGAAGATCAACGCCAACATCGGCAACTCGGCGGTGACCAGCTCGATCGCCGAGGAGGTCGACAAGCTGACCCACGCGGTCACCTGGGGCGCCGACACGGTGATGGACCTCTCCACCGGCGACGACATCCACACCACCCGGGAGTGGATCCTGCGCAACGCGCCCGTGCCGATCGGCACCGTTCCGATCTACCAGGCGCTGGAGAAGGTCGGCGGCGAGGCGGATCGGCTGACCTGGGAGGTCTTCCGGGACACCGTGATCGAGCAGTGCGAGCAGGGCGTGGACTACATGACCATCCATGCCGGCGTGCTGCTGCGCTACGTCCCGCTCACGGCGGACCGGGTCACCGGCATCGTGTCGCGGGGCGGGTCGATCATGGCCGGCTGGTGCCTGGCGCACCACGAGGAGAACTTCCTCTACACCCACTTCGACGAGCTCTGCGCGATCTTCGCCGCCTACGACGTCGCCTTCTCCCTCGGCGACGGCCTGCGCCCGGGCAGCACCGCGGACGCGAACGACGAAGCCCAGCTCGCCGAGCTCCGCACACTGGCCGAGCTCACCGCCCGCGCGTGGGAGCACGACGTCCAGGTGATGGTGGAGGGCCCCGGGCACGTGCCGCTGCACCTCGTCGAGGAGAACGTCCGGCTGCAGCAGGAGTGGTGCCACGGCGCGCCCTTCTACACCCTCGGACCGCTGGCCACCGACGTCGCGCCGGGCTACGACCACATCACCTCCGCGATCGGCGCGGCGACGATCGCGATGCACGGCACCGCGATGCTCTGCTACGTCACCCCGAAGGAGCACCTCGGCCTGCCCGACCGTGACGACGTCAAGACCGGCGTCATCACCTACAAGCTGGCCGCGCACGCTGCCGACGTGGCCAAGGGGCATCCGGGAGCCCGGGACTGGGACGATGCGCTCTCCCGCGCCCGGTTCGAGTTCCGCTGGCACGATCAGTTCGCCCTCTCCC from Nocardioides sambongensis includes:
- the thiC gene encoding phosphomethylpyrimidine synthase ThiC — its product is MSPISPASQPVHPAHTRIEQGDLAVPSTRVALSNGESFDRYCTAGPGSVPEEGLPPRRATWIAARGDTETYPGRATRLVDNGKGALRRGSAREEWQGERRDPVRARTGRTVTQMAYARAGVVTEEMRFVAHREGCDVELVRSEVAAGRAIIPVNVNHPESEPMIIGRRFLVKINANIGNSAVTSSIAEEVDKLTHAVTWGADTVMDLSTGDDIHTTREWILRNAPVPIGTVPIYQALEKVGGEADRLTWEVFRDTVIEQCEQGVDYMTIHAGVLLRYVPLTADRVTGIVSRGGSIMAGWCLAHHEENFLYTHFDELCAIFAAYDVAFSLGDGLRPGSTADANDEAQLAELRTLAELTARAWEHDVQVMVEGPGHVPLHLVEENVRLQQEWCHGAPFYTLGPLATDVAPGYDHITSAIGAATIAMHGTAMLCYVTPKEHLGLPDRDDVKTGVITYKLAAHAADVAKGHPGARDWDDALSRARFEFRWHDQFALSLDPVTAQDFHDETLPAESAKTAHFCSMCGPKFCSMRISQDVRERFGSGQEAMLGMERKSRQYLELGGTVYLDPDVFTDSGDDRPATLPDSGA